The segment TCAGAGGCGATGTGTAGACGTAGCGTGCCCAGCTGCTTCTGTGCCGGACGCTTGTCCCCTGAGATCAAGAAGGCTATATCGCCAGGCTGCATAGATAACTTATCGGCAAGTGCTTTCAGTTGGTCGGCCGTGAGGAACTTGTCGAAGCTACTCTTCATCGTCCCATCAGGCTGATAGCGTAGCCAAAGCAACCCCTTGGCACCCACCTGTGGACGCTTGACAAAGTCGGTCAGCTGATCGATCTGCTTACGCGTGTAGTCCGCCTTGCCCGTGACCACGATAGCACCGATATAGGCTGCACTATCGACCACGCCAAAGCCATGACCCTGTATCGTCTCCGTCACCTCCTCGATCTCCATGCCGAAGCGCAGATCGGGCTTGTCGCTACCATAGCGATCCATAGCCTCGTACCAAGTCATACGACGTAGTGGCGTGGGGAGGTCAATGCCACGGATCTCCTTAAAGAGATGCTTCGCTAGCCCCTCGAAGGTGCTCAAGATGTCGTCCTGCTCCACGAAGCTCATCTCGCAGTCTATCTGCGTAAACTCCGGCTGACGGTCGGCACGTAGGTCCTCATCTCTAAAGCACTTCACGATCTGGAAGTAACGATCCATGCCCGCTACCATCAGCAGCTGCTTGAAGGTCTGGGGCGATTGCGGCAGTGCGTAAAACTGTCCCGGGTTCATACGACTAGGCACGACGAAGTCTCGTGCCCCCTCGGGCGTCGAGCCGATCAGCATCGGTGTCTCGATCTCTAGAAAGTGGAGCCCGTCGAGATAGCGTCTCGTCTCCATCGTCATCCGGTGACGCAGCTCTATATTGCTCAGCACGGGTCTACGACGTAGATCCAGGTAGCGGTACTTCATACGTAGATCATCGCCACCGTCGCTCACATCCTCGATCGTAAAGGGAGGCGTGTCGGCACGATTCAGTACCTCCATACGATCTGCTAGGATCTCGATCTGTCCTGTGGGGATCTTCTCATTGACACTGCTGCGCAGGCGTACGGTACCCGTCACCGCCAGTACCCACTCACGTCCCACCTCACTGAGGAGCCCCTGATGTGACTCATCAAAGAAGATCTGCGTAATGCCATATCTATCACGTAAGTCGAGGAAGGTCATAGCTCCCATGCGACGAATCTTAGCGACCCAACCCGCGAGCGTCACCTGCTGTCCCTCGTCAGAGGCACGCAGAGCTCCACACGTATGCGTTCTGTACATAATCTGATGCTACCTATTTCTATATCTATTTTTTTAGCTTGTACCACAGAGACCGATACGCTATGTGCCAGCCTCTACTAGCACAAAAGTACACAAAAACAAGCACATCGAGGGTGGAAGCTAGAAGTTAGAGATTAGGAATTAGAAGTTAGAGATTAGAGGTTAGAGATTAGACTCTAGGAGCACTAGTGTCCCTAGTAGCACTAGTATCCCTAGCCAACAGCCAATCTCCAATCGCTAGAGCAGCAGCAAGCTGAGTGCCATAAATGCCATACCCCCGATGAGCCCATAGAGAGCCGTATGGTGGTGACCAAACCGCTCCGCAGCCGGGAGCAGCTCGTCAAAGGAGATGT is part of the Porphyromonas asaccharolytica DSM 20707 genome and harbors:
- the aspS gene encoding aspartate--tRNA ligase, with product MYRTHTCGALRASDEGQQVTLAGWVAKIRRMGAMTFLDLRDRYGITQIFFDESHQGLLSEVGREWVLAVTGTVRLRSSVNEKIPTGQIEILADRMEVLNRADTPPFTIEDVSDGGDDLRMKYRYLDLRRRPVLSNIELRHRMTMETRRYLDGLHFLEIETPMLIGSTPEGARDFVVPSRMNPGQFYALPQSPQTFKQLLMVAGMDRYFQIVKCFRDEDLRADRQPEFTQIDCEMSFVEQDDILSTFEGLAKHLFKEIRGIDLPTPLRRMTWYEAMDRYGSDKPDLRFGMEIEEVTETIQGHGFGVVDSAAYIGAIVVTGKADYTRKQIDQLTDFVKRPQVGAKGLLWLRYQPDGTMKSSFDKFLTADQLKALADKLSMQPGDIAFLISGDKRPAQKQLGTLRLHIASELGLMKPGQYECLWVVDFPLLEWDEETQRYYAMHHPFTAPKPEDQDRLESDPGSVRADAYDMVINGVEVGGGSIRIHDAELQARVFATLGFTKERAEEQFGFLMNAFKYGAPPHGGIAFGLDRWVSLMAELDSIRDCIAFPKNNSGRDVMIDAPARLDPEQLDELHLTVRETL